A window of the Polypterus senegalus isolate Bchr_013 chromosome 4, ASM1683550v1, whole genome shotgun sequence genome harbors these coding sequences:
- the LOC120529026 gene encoding gastrula zinc finger protein XlCGF49.1-like: MQYVCSKCGKGYTNQNSLYRHSKIHTVEKSHCCSECGKRFLDLFSLQCHIRTHTGEKPFCCPECDKQFSQQSTLQSHIRVHTGEKPHQCMECGKRFSRINSLNNHRRSHTGEKPYSCSECGMRFSYNSSLHNHKGIHSVKKQSCSECGKLFSDSRSLKDHMRIHSGEKPHCCPECGKQFSRQKTLKSHRMIHTGEKPYTCSECDISGLLADLDVECGPPVSAVISNTKDFMKDLETTTRTSAIQGLIISAPML; encoded by the exons ATGCAGTATGTATGTTCTAAATGTGGTAAAGGTTATACAAACCAGAACAGTCTTTATAGGCACAGCAAAATCCATACTGTAGAAAAATcgcattgctgttctgaatgtggaaaacgattCTTAGATTTATTCTCACTTCAGTGCCACATCAGaactcatactggagagaaacctttttgttgtcCTGAATGTGATAAGCAGTTCTCACAACAAAGCACCCTACAGAGTCACATCAGAGTTCACACCGGAGAAAAACCTCACCAATGcatggaatgtggcaaacgattctcacgcATCAATTCCCTTAATAATCATAGGAGaagtcatactggagagaagccttatagttgttctgaatgtggaatgcGATTCTCATATAACAGCTCTCTTCACAATCATAAAGGAATTCATTCTGTTAAGAAACaaagctgttctgaatgtggcaagcttTTCTCAGACAGCAGGAGTCTTAAGGACCACATGAGAATTCACTCTGGAGAGAAACcccattgctgtccagaatgtggcaaacaattctctcgTCAAAAGACACTTAAGAGCCATAGAATgatccacactggagagaagccttacacctgttctgaatgtg ACATCAGTGGCCTCTTAGCTGATCTGGATGTTGAATGTGGTCCTCCTGTATCAGCTGTGATCAGCAACACAAAAGACTTCATGAAGGACTTGGAAACTACTACCAGGACGTCAGCCATACAGGGACTGATCATCTCTGCACCAATGCTGTGA